The window AACTTCACAGAGAAAGGGCGCTGGATTCGAGAGGCATAGCCCCTGGGGAGGGAAGCCAGAGGTGGGTGGACCCTCAGTCACCTGGTGGGCACCTGGAGGAGGCCTGGTGAATCTGGGCAGCCAGGGGGGGGGTCTGCAGCCTGGGGAGAGCCATGAGCCCCCGAGCACGAGGCCTCCTGCAGGGCTGAGGTGAGGTCCAGGCCAGGCACCTTCTCCAGACAGTCCCCTGCCCCATTCCTCAGCAGGACTCCTGACCGCGGGCCCGGAGCGCCCCAAGCCTGTGTGGACCCCACCCTCCCTTCCGTGCTGGACGGTTTCCCCAGTGCACGAGAGGAGCTGGAGGGGAAGGGATAAGACCCCCGCCAAGACGGGCCTGTTGGGCTCTGCTCCCCTCCCTGGGACCACtggcccctgccccttccctacGTGCTGCCCACACTCCCCAGCACAGCCCTCAGCCACCTCTGGCCCTCTGGCCCACCCTGGCTTGTCCCCCATCCCCTCTCAGGCCCCAGCTGCTCcaggcaggaggctgggaaggTCCCACGTTTCCTCCTTACGAAGCTCAGGCTCTGCCACGGCTTAGCAGGCGGCCCCGGGCTGGCCCTGGCCTGGCCACTCAGCAGTCCCAGCCCAGGCGCCCCTCTCGTTGGATTCCTCGGGGCTCTTCTCTGGGAGGGCACCGTGCTGTGAAGGCGCGCTCTACCTGAGGGCCAGTTTTCTCCTGGGTGAAACGGGTCCGGAGCTGAGCCCTGATCACAGAAGGGATGGGGGCCCGCTGGCAGGTTGGGGACAGGTGAGGGTCTCACCCTGGCCTACCTGAGCTTGTCCTTGGCGTCACTGAAGCTCTCAGACACGAAGTAGACGGGCTGGTAGGTCTGATCTTGGTAGGGCTGCACGGCGGCAGCCTCGGGGTCGAAGGCCCGGATCTCGGGCTCCTCTGACAGGGAGTGCTGCAGGGAGGCCACGGGGCTCCTGAGCCGGCCACGCCCCCAGGCCCACCACCTGACTCCACCCTTCCTGCCCAGGGGTCCTCTGGAGGCCTGGGGACAGTTGGGGTCGGGGCTGGCCAGGGTCGAGGGTTTGATCCAGGAAGTTCCGTTGAGGGGCCCCCACCCCACTGGGAGCCTGGCCCATCCACTCTGTGCCGCGCGGGGAGGGGTCTCACCAGGAGCTCCCCGTAGGACGACAGCAGCCCGGCGCCGTAAGCCTTGACCTCCCCGTTCTGTCTGCACAGCCCGAACTCCACCGTGAACCAATACAGCTGTGGGGAGGGCCCAGGGCAGCCGCCTGGTGCTGCAGCCCCGCTGGCCAAGGCCAGGGCACCCACACAAGCATTCGGACAGAAGGGAGGGTCCGGGCCTCCTtgctccctgccccctgccctctAGGGGAAGAAACCCACCGTGGACAGCTTCTCGATTTCCTCATCCGAGGCCCCCAGGGACGCAAGGCCGATGTCCTGAGGAGGAAGAAGCGTGGCGGGGCTCAGCCTGCATTGTGCCTGGGTACAGGCACTGGGGTGTCGGCCGCTCCCCAGGGGCCCTCCAGGCCACCTTGGGCCCTGAGCTCCCTGACCCTGGTGGGCCAGCAGGCAGCAGTGCCCTGAGTCTGAGCTCTGCCTCGGGGTACTCTGCCCTGGGTGAGCCCCACGGGGGACAGAATGTATCGGGCCCGTTGGTCCCTGCCAGTGCTGGCCCGGCCGAGGCCGCAGACACACCTGGGAGAACTGTGCGAACGTGCGGTCAGCCAGCATGGGCACGTGCCCCAGCAGCTCATGGCAGCAGTCCCTGCAGGgccaggggagaggaggagggctgggctgtGCAGGCCGGCCAGAAAGGGCTGGCCCAGGACCCTCCCTCTGTGTCCTGCTGCTTGTGCAGGGCATCCCTGGCCTCATGCAGGGGGAGGCGCGTCGGGGCCGGGCGGCACACTCACGGCTCCGGCGAGTGCATGGGCGAAGAGGCGTGGCGGATGTACTGGGTGCACTGGAACACGCGGAAGGCCAGGCTGGCCAGGAAGTCCCTGGCAGACAGAAGGCCAGCCACAGGTCGAAGCTGGAAGCCTGTCCGCTCTGCAAGAGGCCACGGTCAGGGCGTGGGAAGCGGGCAGACGGAccacctcccctgcctcccctgccagCTGCCCCCGCCGCACCCTTCAGGAAGCGCGAGACGTCCTCGAGCTGAGGGATGCTGTCCTCGCGGTAGCCGCTGCAGAGCTCCAGCAGCTGGAAGGCTTCCAGGTGCTCCCGGCAGGCATGGGTGGCGTACAGGCCCTTCAGCGTGCTGTAGACCTCCTTCCTGCAAGCCCGGGGCTCAGCCCCCGCCGACCTTCGGGGGGCCCACTCCACAGCCCCTCCTGTGGGCACTCTGTCCACTCCCACAGCCTCTCTGCCTCTGGGTGGGGCTTTTGCTGGGGGTTTTGAGGGATTCCAAGGGACACGGGGCAGGGAGGACATCCCTGGGGACCATCTGATATTCCAGGCCTTGGGAAGTCCCTCCTCCCCCTGACCTGAATCTGTCCTGCTTCACCACTGTCCCTGGAGGCCCCCCTCACTCACAGGAGCTGTCCCACTGGTTCTCCTCgtgcccagccctgcccatgCCCAGCCAGCTCTCAGCAGGGTCTCACCAGGTGGCAATCTCCTCGGCTGTGTACTCCACACGGGGAATGGGTTCACcactggggggcgggggggtaGCCGTCAGCCACAGGCCCTGCCCCCGGGGAGGGGAACCGGCAGGGGGCGGCAGGGGCCCTGCTGGGCACAGAGACATGCCAGCCGAGCGCAGTGAAGCCTTGGGGGCATCGGCAGGGGTGTGCTGGGCTGTGCCAGCTCTGTGGCCTTGGCAGGCTGCTGAGCCTCTGTGTCTGTTTCCTCAGCTGTTACTTGGGGACAGGGCCAGGGCCCACCTTGGAGCATTGTAAAGTGGACAGTCAAATAGGCATGTGAAATGCCCTGGAGTAGAGCAACTTGCAGGGGGCTGGACCCTGAGTGGGCGGCCACAGAGGCGGTGAGGTGAGGAATGGGTAACCAAGGCGCCCCCGGGCTCGTGGGCTGCCGGCCGGGCCCCTGGGCAGGGCCTTACTGCTTGTACTGGAAGGCTATCTCAGCGATCAGCTTCCTGCGCTGGCGGTAGGCCTGGTCCGAGAAGCCCTGAGGGCGCGGGAAACGAGCACCAGTCAGGGGCTTGCCCACCCCCGCCCGCGACGCAGACAGACCGGCGGGGGCCAGCCTGGGGCGACGAGGCCACACAGTCCAGGCGGGAGGACATGGGCACCTACTCACCGGGTGGTCCAAGTCCAAGTCAGGATCAAACTTGGTGACCAGGTGGTGACACTTGTCCAGCTCTGACACCTTCCTTGGGAACCATGGGACTTCACAGAGGACAGGGCCAGGTGAGCCCGCCACCCCAACACCGCGGACTCCCTCACCCCGAGTGCAGCCTCTCCTGGGGATCTCCTGTGGGGCGGAGCTGCGGGGCTTCGACTTCAGGGGTCCTGGAGCAGGGTCCAGGCCCGATGCGGCCATGGAGCAGaagtgggggcagggtggggccaGCGGGCTGGGAGGCCACTACCGTGTTGCCCTGCAGGGCTCTCTGCCGCCCGCACCTCAAAGCCTTTGGTCGTACTAAAGACAGACAGCTGGCCTCACCCTTGTCCTCCCCAGCACTGCGCACGTCGTCTGACACCCGGCGCACGGAGCTGAGCAGGGCAGCCAGATCCCCGCTGGGCACCTCAAAGCGCACAAAGTAGTCCAGGTGAGGGCCCCCTGCCCGTGGCCTCTGGGCTGGCCGGGTCTCCAGGTGGTGGATTTTGGCTTCAAATGTCTTCAGGagcaaaagcaggaaaagaaagtaGGAGACAGAGATGGAGCGACCCGGAGCAGGGACGGAGATGGAGAGAGGTGGACAGGAGCGCTGGGAGGAGAAGCGGGGGGGGTGGGCTCCCTGGCCTGCTTTTGCTTTTGCAGTGTCCACACAAGACTCTCTCCCCGACTTCTGTAAGGCTCCTACTGTCTGGTCAGGGCTCGCCGTCAGCAAACAGGTTTCTGACTGACACACCCCAGGAGCCTCACAGCTGTGACCCTGACCCCACTTCCAGGTGACCCTGTCTGTGTGTCCCAAGGCCATAGCCAGACAGCCCAGCTCCTGGGCTGCTGGTGGGAGGACTGTCTCCCTGGTGGCCTCATCTGGGCCACCCGGCCCAGGGCTGCTGGTGGGCCCGTCAAGCAGAGGACCTGAGACTCAGGCCCCCGGGGGTGACGGCTGAGGTTTTAGGGGTCTGGGGGGTGGTCTCCGCCCACACCACCCCTCAGCTCCCAGCAGCTGAccctgaggccacacagcagcTCTGGGCGCCCAGCCTGCAGGAAGCCGACCCTCATGTCTTTGGGAATTTCCTCTGGGAGCCAACTCACCCCCCAGGGCAGCAATGCAGTCAGCCACCAGCTTAGCCGCTGCCTCCAGAGAAGTTGGGGGAGACCATGGCCCCTGGCCCCACTTCCCAGGCTGCCCTGCTGGGAGCTCCCCACTCAACCCACCCTGTGTGTGAAGTGTGAGAGGGGAGGCGGGGGACGGGGACCAGGGGCCCAGGTGCTTCAACTAGGCATGGGATCCTCACCTCTGGTGGCCCTCAGGGGCCTGGACCGTCAGGTCTCTGCCTAAGACGGGGCGTGGACCACGGGGTCCTGTCCACACAAGCCCACTTGTGGCAAGCCCAGCTGCCCCGGGGCCACAGGCGTGCCAGCCCCTCACCTCAAACACCTTCACGGCCCGGGACAGCGAGCAGGACTTGGAGCCCTTCAGGGAGAAGAGCAGGCTCAGCAGGGCCCTCCCGTCCTTCTCCTGGAACGCCACGGCCTCCAGGGGGTCCCCGGGCTCCAAGGAGcttgccgctgccgctgccgccgccgcctcccGCTCCTTGCGGGCGTCCTCGATGAGGCTCTGCCGCCGCCCGATGAAGCGCGGGGACTGTGGGGACAGCGTCCCTGTGCACCCTCGCCCTCGAGCGCCCACCGACCCCACCCCCGGCGTGTCGGTCAGGCTGCACAGTGACACTCAGGCGCAGGGGCAGAGCTGACCACTGCACCCGAGCATCCACTGGAGGGCTGACCAAGGCCACCCCCTCAGGCTCCACATGCCCTCCTGGGAGGAGGGTCAGGCAGCTGGGCTGGAGGACGCTGGAAACCGTGGCGGAGTGGGACGTGACAGGCCATTGGTGGGTGTCTGACCACCTGCCTCCCAGAGATGCTGTGTCACctgtccccaggcctggcccTAACTGGACCAATGATGGGAGGGAGACTCAGGACCTGCCTCCCGCGCTCCCCAGACAGAGAGCAGCCAGAAGTCCCAGAAGGCCAGAGCCCCTAGTGTCCACGGCCCAGGCAGGAGTTGCCCCCTCAGCCCAGTGCacgtcctgtccctcctcagccaAAACACGGGGCCTCTTCTGGACACAGGTGCTGTTCAGCCCAGTACCCGCCCCCGTGATCTCCTCGCCTCGGAACCCTCCCCCACCGGCTGCCCCTCCCACACCACCTCCCTCTCTCAGCCTTCCCTGCTGCCCCTTCACCACCGCCACCGTGGCCACTGCTGCTGCCTCCCTTCTAATAATCCCGGGGTGGGTGTGTCTGATCCCCTAGAGCCAGCCCGGGCCTGGACCAGGGAGGGGTCAGCTCGTCACTCGGAGCTGGGCACCTGGCAGGAGGGAAGGACCAGCCTCCTCCCTGGTTCCCGGGGTTCTGGAAATGGAGGTGGGGGCTGAAGCCCCTCTGAAACCTCGTCCTGACCCAGGGGTGGGTCTTGTGGCCACGAGCAGGGCCGCAGTCCCAGCCCAGGGAGAACCCACGAGGCTGGGTGGGCCCCCGGCTCCGTGGGAAGAGGGCGTCTGCTGGAAACCTGGAAGGGGTGGGGCGCTCTTGATGCCACTTCTCCCTGAGAAGGGCCTGGAAATTAAGTTTCTAGGTGGCATTAAGGCCGGTGAAGACAAGCCCTTCTTAGTTGCACCAGGGAGCTGACCGTTCTGAGTCTGAAGCGTGGGCTGGGAAGCCTGGGTGGCCTGGTGCCGCAGAGCAGGCACCCCGGCTTCTGCCCCGCACACCCCTTCCGCTTGGGCCCGGGTGCAGGCCTCCCGGGGAGCAGATGCCGGGCAGGGGAGCGAGGTGGGGTGCAGCGAGGAGCGGGGCCAGGGTCACACCAGCACCAGCACCTGCGCCAGCATCCGCCAGGACCCCCGCCATGAGCTGCGCCAGGACGGGGAAGGGCTCGTGCCCTCCCCTGGGGGTCAGCAGCTGGGCATGTGCAGCAGCTCCCTCTGGGCGCCTCTGGCCATGGGCAGTCTTATTCATGGGGCTCCCTTCCAAGACCCCACAGGGGAATTATCTCCCGATTCATGAGAGGGGACACACAAACCCTGGAGAGGCTGGCCCGAGCGGACAGGCACCGTCTCACTCAGAACCGCAGGACACAGCAGAAATGCACGCCAGGGCATGGGGTCGGCTGCCAGGACTGGGACCCACAGCCCCACCCGGCACCAACCGGACTGGGGCAGCCCGCCACCCACGGGAGACAGCGGCTGCTCCGGCTGCCCCTGGGCACTCTGGCCAACTCCCCTTACCATGATGGCCTCTGCCTGCTTGGCGTCCAGCTCTGAGACGGCCCTTCGGAAGCCCTTGGGCTGTGGTGTGGTGGCGTTGGGTGTGGGCATGATGTGGTGTGGTGGTCCAGGGCTCTGTCTCCGCAGCCCCTGCCGGGCGGCCTCTTAAAGACTGAGCTGACGTCAAAGCCCCCCGGGtcctccacctcccacctcccgcctccctctccctgcctgctGTGCCTGAGGGAGGCGGGGTGGGCGCGGAGCGGGGAGACGCAGGAGAAAGGGCTCCGGCCCATTAGATCTAATTGCCTCCATGTCGCAGGCACCTGCCTCTGAATCACCCTGTCCTGCAGCAGGCGGACCCTCTGCAGGGGCAGGGGCCGACTGGGGTCCCCTCAGCCCCACACCCCGGGGGCAAAGGAGAGTCTTTACCACATTCCCCACAGGCCAGGGGCACGTCTGCACCAGAGGCCACCCTCAGGCTTGGTACCTGCCTGCCACCCAGCCCCGCCTGCACATTTGGTCTCCAGGTCAGTCCAGCAGGCTGCGGAGTGTTCCAGAAGGCCCATCCCTCCAGTGTGTCTCCAAGGGAGGCCCCGTGTTCCCGCAAGGCCCCCTTCTCCCTGATTCAGCCCTCCTCCAGTGTGGCAGTGGGTGGTTTCCACCCACCCGAGGCAGCCCCCCGCCCACCTCCAGCCCCGGCCTCCCTAGGGTCCCCTGCCACCCTTCCACTCCCTCAGTGCTGAGGGTCCTGGGCTCCCCACTGTCCCCTCAGAGAGCTCCCCATCAGCAACCCCTTCTACAGCCAGTTCCGGGGCGACAGCTCTGCAGTCAGCTTTCCTGGACGCCTAGAGACCCCTGGCCGGCCGCTCTTGCTCACCCTATCCCAGTTGTTGCCACCAGCTGCATGAAGACCTGCCACCCCGTCCCCAGACAGGGCCAGGGCCTCATGCCAGGGTCTCCAGGAGGAGATGGGGCGGGTCCTCCCAGCAGCAGGTGTGCTcagcctgactcacccacccCACCAGCCCTACCTGCGGATGGCACAGGGTGGCTCTCGGGGCCCTTCTGGGCACGGTGTCCCCTCTCACCAGGGGCCTAGCAGAATGGTAGCTGCCTCACCCCTGGGCTTGGCAGGATTGGCTGCAGGGATGCCAAAGGCCAGAGCCAACCCTGGAAAGGGCAGGTTAGAGAGAAGGAAGGCCCT of the Sciurus carolinensis chromosome 11, mSciCar1.2, whole genome shotgun sequence genome contains:
- the Th gene encoding tyrosine 3-monooxygenase produces the protein MPTPNATTPQPKGFRRAVSELDAKQAEAIMSPRFIGRRQSLIEDARKEREAAAAAAAASSLEPGDPLEAVAFQEKDGRALLSLLFSLKGSKSCSLSRAVKVFETFEAKIHHLETRPAQRPRAGGPHLDYFVRFEVPSGDLAALLSSVRRVSDDVRSAGEDKVPWFPRKVSELDKCHHLVTKFDPDLDLDHPGFSDQAYRQRRKLIAEIAFQYKHGEPIPRVEYTAEEIATWKEVYSTLKGLYATHACREHLEAFQLLELCSGYREDSIPQLEDVSRFLKERTGFQLRPVAGLLSARDFLASLAFRVFQCTQYIRHASSPMHSPEPDCCHELLGHVPMLADRTFAQFSQDIGLASLGASDEEIEKLSTLYWFTVEFGLCRQNGEVKAYGAGLLSSYGELLHSLSEEPEIRAFDPEAAAVQPYQDQTYQPVYFVSESFSDAKDKLRGYASRIQRPFSVKFDPYTTAIDVLDSPHTIRRSLEGVQDELHTLTHALSAIS